A window of Neorhizobium galegae bv. orientalis str. HAMBI 540 genomic DNA:
TGCGCTGCTCCATGGCACTGTCGCCGACCAGGAAGGCGCGGGCGATCTGGGCAACGCTGAGGCCCGAGACGATCCTGAGCGCCAGCGCGATCTGCTGGGTCGCCGGCAGGTCCGGATGGCAGCAGATGAACATCAGCCGCAGGATGTCGTCGCGGTAGTGGGAATTGTCGAGCCGGTCGGCCATGTCGCCTTCGGCATCGGACAGATCGGAGAAGGCTTCCTCCTCCGGCAATGGATCGTTCTTGGAGCGCTTGCGGACCACGTCGATGCCGCTGTTGCGGCCGACGAAGATCAGCCAGGCGGCCGGATCGCGCGGCGGGCCTTTGTCCGGCCAGGTCTTGATGGCGCGCAGGCACGCCTCCTGGAAGGCCTCTTCCGCGATATCGAGATCGCGGAAGTAGCGAAGGAGCGCGCCGAGCGCCTGCGGCCGGGCGGCCGTCAGGGCAAGATCGATCCAGGCAATATCTGTCATGTCTTGGTCTCGCTATTTTTGATTTCGCCGGGATGGAAGACGTAGAAAGGCCGGATTTCGTATGAGCTGGATCCGGGATTGACCGCCGAAAGCGCCTTCGAGAAGGCGACCGCCTCTTCCAGCGTCTCGACATCGAGCGTGTAGAAACCAAGCAGCACTTCCTTGGTTTCCGCAAACGGCCCGTCGAGCACCAGCGGCTCTTCCTTGCCCTTGCGCACGGTGGTGGCGGCAGTCGTCGGCATCAGCCGTCCGACCGGGCCGAGCTT
This region includes:
- a CDS encoding YciI family protein, translating into MLYAILCYAHEETVFAWSKEEEDSVMAKLIEVQTPYAQAGKLGPVGRLMPTTAATTVRKGKEEPLVLDGPFAETKEVLLGFYTLDVETLEEAVAFSKALSAVNPGSSSYEIRPFYVFHPGEIKNSETKT